From Micromonospora echinaurantiaca:
GGGATGGCAGACCCGCGACTGCTCACCGCGGCGCACCTGCTGCCCGCCTGGGCCCCGCTGGTGCACCGGCTCCTCGACCGGATCCCCGACCTGGCCGGGAACCGGCCCCGCTCCGCCGCCGAGCTCGCCGCACTGCTCGGCGACGATCCGGAGTGGACCGCCGGACACGGGGCGCCGTGGTCGCCGCCGTGACGGGAACGGCGGCGGGTGCACTGCCGTGACCGCGGGCCGCCTACCGGCTGCGGTCCACGACGTATCCGGTCAGGTCGAGCAGGAAGCGGCCGTCCTCGGTCTCGGCCGCCGGGCCCGGCGCCCGCTGTCCTTCGCGCAGCGCGGCCGCCGCCAGCTCCCGGGCATTGTGCCGGGCGGACTCGACGCAGTCGTACGCGAGCAGGCGCTGGTGCAGCCAGCGCACCTCCGCCTCGGTCCGCCGCGCCCGGGTCCGGCCCAGGACCTCGATCAGCCGCTCGCGTTCGTCGGTGGTGCAGCGCTGCATGAAGTCGATGAGGATCAAGCTCCGCTTGCCCTCCCAGAGGTCACCCGCGATCTCCTTGCCGTACCGGTCGAAGTCGCCGGTCAGGTTGAGCGCGTCGTCCTGGATCTGGAACGCCGCGCCCAGATACCAGCCGTAGCGGTCCAGGACGTCGACCGCGTCGTGCCGGCCGGTGGCGACGAGGATCCCGGTGCGGCACGGGTAGATGCAGGTGTACCAGGAGGTCTTCTTCAGGCACATCCGGTAGTAGGCGTCGGTGTCGAGGTCGCACACGTTGTCGCGGATCCAGCCGATCTCGATCGCCTGCCCCTCCAACGAGTGGCGCAACATGAGCGCGGTCTCCTCGAACAGCCGCCACGCGATCCCCGAGCCGAGCGCTTTGCGGTTGGCGGCGAGCCGCTGCAGCGCGAGCAGGTTGGTCATGTTGCCGACGTTGAGGGCGACGCCGACGCCGTACTCGCCGTGCAGGGTCTGTGCCCCGCGTCGCTGCTCACTCTCGTCCTGGATGTCGTCGTGGATGAGGAACGCGTTGTGGAACAGCTCCACGGTCACCGCGGCGTTCAGCCCCGCCGACGTCGTACCGCCGAACGCCCGGCAGGTCGCGAGGCACAACGCGGCGCGCAGCCCCTTGCCCCACCGGCGTGGGTACTCGGCCACCAGCTCGTAGAGGTAACGCGGCCCGCCGGCCGGCACGTCGTCGAGCAGCGCGTCGACCGCGATCGTGCGGTAGCGCTCCAGCATGTGCTCGACGTGCCCACCGGCCACGCCGGTGTTTGACGGCAT
This genomic window contains:
- a CDS encoding polyprenyl synthetase family protein, with translation MPSNTGVAGGHVEHMLERYRTIAVDALLDDVPAGGPRYLYELVAEYPRRWGKGLRAALCLATCRAFGGTTSAGLNAAVTVELFHNAFLIHDDIQDESEQRRGAQTLHGEYGVGVALNVGNMTNLLALQRLAANRKALGSGIAWRLFEETALMLRHSLEGQAIEIGWIRDNVCDLDTDAYYRMCLKKTSWYTCIYPCRTGILVATGRHDAVDVLDRYGWYLGAAFQIQDDALNLTGDFDRYGKEIAGDLWEGKRSLILIDFMQRCTTDERERLIEVLGRTRARRTEAEVRWLHQRLLAYDCVESARHNARELAAAALREGQRAPGPAAETEDGRFLLDLTGYVVDRSR